The DNA sequence CTTTTGTCAGAGAGCACCCAATCTGAACACGACAGTTGGCCTTGCACATGTTAAGCGCTTGCAGGTCGGTATTCAAGGCAACGAATTCGACCCCGGTAAGGTTTGCTTCGATCATTCGGTTGATGGCATTGCCGCCAGCACCTCCAACGCCAACCACTTTCATCTTTGCCGAGGTCTGTAGTGTTTCGTCGAATGCAAATTTAAAATCCATATCACGCTCCTCATTTAGGTTGATGAGACTTAAACAACCAAGACGGTTTTCCTTGCACGTCCTGCAATTCAGGACAATTAGGATTTTCTGTTAACTTACGACCCATACGGATTTGGCCGTGCTTTTCCAACCCGATCGTCACGGACAGCGGATCCTCCGTGGGCTCGAAGTTCTAATTGACGTATTTGTGGACTCCATTAAACCAACGTCGCATTCGTCCGATGACCCAGTTGA is a window from the Pseudomonadota bacterium genome containing:
- a CDS encoding cell division protein FtsZ; translation: MDFKFAFDETLQTSAKMKVVGVGGAGGNAINRMIEANLTGVEFVALNTDLQALNMCKANCRVQIGCSLTK